A genome region from Brassica oleracea var. oleracea cultivar TO1000 chromosome C2, BOL, whole genome shotgun sequence includes the following:
- the LOC106326893 gene encoding magnesium-chelatase subunit ChlI-2, chloroplastic, with the protein MVSLLGTSSSSILSCPRLSSTPLTSALCFRPGNTFGGKLYRRIQSETKKSRSRHHVLVTNVATGINSIEQAKKIGTKESARPVYPFAAIVGQDEMKLCLLLNVIDPKIGGVMIMGDRGTGKSTTVRSLVDLLPEITVVAGDPYNSDPKDPEFMGKEVRERVQKGEELDVMETKINMVDLPLGATEDRVCGTIDIEKALTEGVKAFEPGLLAKANRGILYVDEVNLLDDHLVDVLLDSAASGWNTVEREGISISHPARFILIGSGNPEEGELRPQLLDRFGMHAQVSTVRDAELRVKIVEERACFDSNPKEFRESYLEEQMKLQEQITSARSNLSGVEIDQDLKVKISRVCAELDVDGLRGDIVTNRAARALAALKGRDHVTAEDVGIVIPNCLRHRLRKDPLESMDSGIVVTEKFYEVFS; encoded by the exons ATGGTCTCTCTTCTCGGAACATCTTCTTCCTCAATCTTGTCTTGCCCTCGTCTTTCTTCAACACCTTTAACATCCGCTCTCTGCTTCCGACCAG GTAACACTTTTGGAGGAAAGTTATACAGAAGAATACAATCAGAGACAAAGAAGAGCAGATCTCGTCACCATGTCTTGGTTACAAATGTCGCCACTGGGATCAACTCTATAGAACAA GCCAAAAAGATTGGTACAAAGGAAAGTGCAAGGCCAGTGTACCCCTTTGCCGCTATAGTTGGACAAGACGAGATGAAGCTATGCCTTTTATTAAACGTCATTGACCCTAAGATAGGTGGTGTGATGATCATGGGAGACAGAGGAACCGGTAAATCAACAACCGTTAGATCTTTAGTCGATCTGCTCCCCGAGATCACGGTCGTTGCAGGTGACCCCTACAACTCAGACCCTAAAGATCCTGAGTTTATGGGGAAGGAAGTAAGAGAGAGAGTTCAAAAAGGCGAAGAGCTTGACGTCATGGAGACAAAGATCAACATGGTTGATCTTCCTTTAGGTGCTACTGAAGATAGAGTCTGTGGAACCATCGATATCGAAAAGGCTTTAACCGAAGGCGTTAAGGCCTTTGAGCCAGGGCTATTAGCTAAAGCCAACAGAGGGATTCTTTACGTGGATGAGGTTAACCTCTTGGATGATCATTTGGTTGATGTGCTTCTTGATTCTGCTGCTTCTGGTTGGAACACTGTCGAAAGAGAAGGGATATCGATCTCTCACCCGGCTCGGTTTATCCTCATTGGCTCAGGGAATCCGGAGGAAGGAGAGCTTAGACCGCAGCTTCTCGATAGGTTTGGTATGCACGCGCAAGTAAGCACGGTTAGAGACGCTGAGCTGAGGGTCAAGATTGTGGAAGAGAGAGCTTGTTTTGATAGTAACCCAAAGGAGTTTCGAGAGTCGTATCTGGAGGAGCAGATGAAGCTTCAGGAGCAGATTACGAGCGCCAGAAGCAATCTCTCTGGAGTTGAGATCGATCAAGATTTGAAAGTGAAGATCTCGAGGGTCTGCGCCGAGCTTGACGTTGATGGATTGAGAGGTGATATTGTGACTAACAGAGCTGCGAGAGCGCTTGCTGCGCTTAAAGGAAGAGATCATGTGACGGCAGAAGATGTTGGTATCGTTATACCTAATTGCTTAAGACACCGTCTTAGGAAAGATCCTCTTGAGTCTATGGATTCGGGAATTGTCGTTACAGAGAAGTTCTACGAGGTGTTTAGCTAA
- the LOC106326892 gene encoding ubiquitin-like modifier-activating enzyme atg7, with the protein MDERESPPTMILQFAPLNSSVDEGFWHSFSSLKLDKLGIDDSPISITGFYAPCSHPQVSNHLTLLSESLPSSSDEQSPTESTILGNRNKCPVPGTLYNTNTVESFTKLDKQSLLKAEANKIWEDIQSGKALEDCALLSRFLVISFADLKKWSFRYWFAFPALVLDPPASLVELKPASEYFTSEDAESVSAACNEWRDSSLTTDVPFFLVSVSSDDSKATIRHLKDWEACQGDHHKLLFGFYDPCHLPSNPGWPLRNYLALIRSKWNLETVWFFCYRESRGFADMSLSLVGQASITLSSDSSVPNSVGWELNKGKRAPRSISLANSMDPTRLAVSACDLNLKLMRWRALPSLDLNVLSSVKCLLLGAGTLGCQVARTLMGWGIRNITFVDYGKVAMSNPVRQSLYTFEDCVGRGEFKAVAAVKSLKQIFPAVESSGVVMAIPMPGHPISSQEEESVLGDCKRLRDLIESHDAVFLLTDTRESRWLPSLLCANANKIAINAALGFDSYMVMRHGAGPNSLSDDMQNLDINKTGRQRLGCYFCNDVVAPQDSMTDRTLDQQCTVTRPGLAPIAGALAVELLVGVLQHPLGIYAKGDNSSSSNGGNSDESPLGILPHQIRGSVSQFSQITLLGQASNSCTACSETVVSEYREKGNSFILEAINHPTYLEDLTGLTELKKAANSFSLDWEDDGDDDEAVDM; encoded by the exons ATGGACGAGAGAGAATCTCCACCGACGATGATACTTCAATTCGCTCCATTGAACAGCTCCGTCGACGAAGGTTTCTGGCACAGCTTTTCCTCTTTGAAACTCGATAAGCTCGGAATCGACGATTCTCCGATCTCCATCACCG GTTTCTATGCACCGTGTTCTCATCCACAAGTCTCAAACCATCTGACTCTTCTTTCGGAGTCATTGCCTTCTTCTTCAGATGAACAGTCACCGACCGAGAGTACTATTCTTGGGAATAGGAACAAGTGTCCTGTTCCAGGGACTCTCTACAACACCAACACCGTCGAAAGCTTTACTAAACTCGACAAACAAAGCTTGTTAAAAGCAGAAGCAAACAAG ATTTGGGAAGATATTCAATCGGGAAAGGCTCTCGAGGACTGTGCTTTGTTATCTAGATTCCTCGTTATCTCGTTCGCTGACCTTAAGAAGTGGAGTTTCCGTTATTGGTTTGCGTTCCCTGCACTTGTGCTTGATCCTCCTGCAAGCTTGGTTGAGTTAAAGCCAGCTTCGGAGTATTTTACTTCAGAAGATGCAGAATCAGTATCTGCTGCGTGTAATGAGTGGCGTGACTCAAGTTTAACAACTG ATGTTCCATTCTTTTTGGTTTCGGTTTCTTCTGATGATTCAAAAGCTACCATCAGACATCTTAAAGACTGGGAAGCCTGCCAAGGTGATCATCATAAG TTGCTTTTCGGTTTCTATGACCCGTGTCACCTTCCTAGTAACCCTGGCTGGCCACTTCGGAATTATCTAGCACTTATTCGCTCAAAGTGGAACCTCGAGACTGTTTGGTTCTTCTGCTACAGAGAGAGCCGCGGTTTCGCTGACATGAGCCTTTCTCTTGTTGGTCAAGCCTCCATTACACTCTCATCTGATTCATCTGTACCTAACTCAGTGGGATGGGAGCTTAACAAAGGAAAACGAGCTCCCAGATCCATCAGCCTTGCTAACTCCATGGATCCAACCAG GTTGGCTGTTTCTGCTTGTGATTTAAACTTGAAGTTAATGAGATGGCGTGCGTTACCGTCTCTAGACTTAAACGTTCTGTCCTCTGTCAAATGCCTTCTTCTTGGAGCTGGTACATTGGGTTGCCAAGTTGCTCGTACTCTTATG GGTTGGGGGATCCGCAACATAACCTTTGTTGACTACGGCAAAGTAGCTATGTCTAATCCAGTCAGACAATCTCTCTACACGTTTGAAGACTGTGTTGGTCGTGGCGAGTTCAAAGCCGTTGCTGCTGTTAAAAGCCTTAAACAGATCTTTCCAGCAGTGGAATCTAGTGGAGTTGTTATGGCTATACCGATGCCTGGACATCCCATCTCTAGCCAAGAAGAAGAATCTGTTCTCGGTGATTGCAAACGCCTTCGTGATTTGATTGAGTCTCATGATGCAGTGTTCTTGTTGACTGATACAAGAGAAAGCAGGTGGCTACCTTCTCTTCTTTGTGCTAACGCTAATAAG ATTGCTATAAACGCGGCTTTGGGTTTCGACAGCTACATGGTAATGCGCCATGGTGCTGGCCCCAACTCGTTGTCTGATGATATGCAGAATCTTGATATTAACAAGACAGGAAGACAGAGACTTGGTTGTTATTTCTGTAACGACGTTGTTGCACCTCAAGAT TCAATGACTGATCGGACACTGGACCAGCAATGCACTGTTACACGCCCAGGGCTAGCTCCTATTGCAGGAGCTTTAGCCGTTGAACTCTTAGTCGGAGTTCTACAACACCCACTTGG TATCTATGCAAAAGGAGACAACTCGAGTTCGAGTAATGGAGGAAACTCCGATGAATCACCTCTCGGGATCTTACCTCATCAGATTAGAGGATCAGTTTCTCAGTTCTCACAGATCACACTGCTCGGACAAGCCTCCAACAGCTGCACAGCTTGTTCTGAAACT GTGGTGTCAGAGTATAGAGAAAAAGGAAACAGTTTCATACTTGAAGCTATTAACCATCCTACATACCTGGAGGATCTTACCGGTTTAACCGAGCTTAAGAAAGCTGCTAATTCGTTTAGCCTCGATTGGGAAGACGATGGTGATGACGATGAAGCTGTAGATATGTAA
- the LOC106326896 gene encoding nudix hydrolase 11, producing MSSKPTDSLQFLIQRFQNYKSHHLLQHFPAKSSAVLVCIYQEQGEDGNELRVILTKRSSTLSSHPGEVALPGGKRDEEDADDIATALREAREEIGLDPSLVTIISVLKPFVNKKGMSVVPVIGFLRDKKAFKELPNPAEVEDIFDVPLEMFLKDKNRRAEEREHEGERYLLHYFDYYVEDKERNFVIWALTAGILIRVASIVYQRSPEFQELKPSFWKQPN from the exons ATGTCCTCAAAACCAACAGATTCTTTGCAATTTCTAATCCAACGGTTTCAAAATTACAAATCTCATCATCTCCTTCAACATTTTCCTGCAAAATCGTCAGCTGTCTTAGTTTGTATATACCAAGAACAAGGAGAAGATGGAAACGAGCTACGTGTTATCTTAACCAAACGCTCCTCCACTCTCTCTTCTCATCCTG GAGAAGTAGCATTGCCTGGAGGGAAAAGAGACGAAGAAGATGCAGATGATATAGCTACCGCGTTGAGAGAAGCTCGTGAAGAAATCGGTTTAGATCCTTCTCTTGTTACAATCATTTCTGTTCTTAAACCATTTGTTAACAAG AAGGGAATGTCAGTTGTACCGGTTATCGGTTTTCTACGCGACAAGAAAGCATTTAAAGAGTTACCAAATCCAGCTGAAGTAGAAGACATCTTCGATGTTCCGTTAGAGATGTTCCTTAAG GACAAGAACAGGAGAGCAGAGGAACGAGAGCATGAAGGAGAAAGATATCTTCTTCACTACTTTGATTATTATGTGGAAGACAAAGAGAGAAACTTTGTTATATGGGCACTCACTGCTGGTATTCTGATCAGAGTTGCCTCCATTGTTTATCAGAGATCTCCTGAGTTTCAAGAACTCAAGCCAAGCTTCTGGAAACAACCAAACTGA
- the LOC106326894 gene encoding senescence-specific cysteine protease SAG12 — protein sequence MALEHIKIFLIVSLVSSFCFSTTLSRLLDHELIMQKKHDEWMAEHGRTYADMNEKNNRYVVFKRNVERIERLNNVPAGRTFKLAVNQFADLTNDEFRSMYTGYKGDSVLSSQSQTKSTSFRYQNVSSGALPIAVDWRKKGAVTPIKNQGSCGCCWAFSAVAAIEGATQIKKGKLISLSEQQLVDCDTNDFGCSGGLMDTAFEHIMATGGLTTESNYPYKGEDANCKIKSTKPSAASITGYEDVPVNDENALMKAVAHQPVSVGIEGGGFDFQFYSSGVFTGECTTYLDHAVTAVGYSQSSAGSKYWIIKNSWGTKWGEGGYMRIKKDIKDKEGLCGLAMKASYPTI from the exons ATGGCTTTAGAACACATCAAAATCTTTCTCATTGTCTCTCTAGTTTCATCATTCTGTTTCTCGACCACTCTTTCTCGTCTTCTCGACCATGAACTCATCATGCAAAAGAAGCACGACGAGTGGATGGCCGAACATGGACGTACTTACGCAGATATGAATGAGAAAAACAATCGCTACGTTGTGTTCAAACGCAACGTGGAACGCATTGAACGCTTAAACAACGTTCCCGCCGGAAGAACGTTTAAACTCGCGGTAAACCAGTTTGCTGATCTAACCAACGACGAGTTCCGTTCTATGTACACTGGTTACAAAGGAGACTCGGTCTTGTCTAGCCAAAGTCAAACAAAATCCACGTCGTTTAGGTACCAAAACGTTTCTTCTGGTGCTTTGCCGATTGCTGTTGATTGGAGGAAGAAAGGAGCTGTGACTCCTATCAAGAATCAAGGCAGTTGTG GATGTTGTTGGGCGTTTTCAGCGGTTGCGGCTATAGAAGGAGCAACGCAGATAAAGAAAGGGAAACTTATTTCTTTGTCTGAACAACAGCTTGTAGACTGCGACACAAACGATTTTGGCTGCAGCGGCGGTCTAATGGATACTGCGTTTGAGCACATAATGGCCACTGGCGGATTAACCACTGAATCAAATTATCCTTATAAAGGCGAAGACGCCAATTGCAAGATCAAGAGCACTAAACCGTCAGCAGCTTCTATCACAG GCTATGAGGATGTCCCTGTTAACGACGAGAATGCTCTAATGAAGGCAGTGGCACACCAACCGGTTAGCGTTGGAATAGAAGGAGGTGGTTTTGATTTCCAATTCTACTCGTCCGGTGTGTTTACCGGAGAGTGCACAACGTATCTTGATCACGCGGTGACTGCCGTAGGATACAGCCAATCTTCCGCCGGATCAAAGTATTGGATCATCAAAAACTCATGGGGAACAAAATGGGGAGAAGGTGGATACATGAGGATTAAAAAAGATATCAAGGATAAAGAAGGATTATGTGGTCTTGCCATGAAGGCTTCTTACCCAACTATATGA